One Halarcobacter ebronensis genomic window carries:
- a CDS encoding YebC/PmpR family DNA-binding transcriptional regulator, with translation MGRAFEYRKAAKMKRWGNMSRVFPKLAKAIEMAAKAGGGDPDMNPALRTAILNAKAQNLPKANIDAAIKRASGKDATNYADVNFEGKGPHGVLVFVECATDNNTRTVANIKMYFNKNGGQVVPTGSLEFMFDRKAIFEFAMPDMDLEELELELIDSGLEELEEEDGVVIAFANYTDFGNMSSKFEELGIELTKAELKRIPNNPQEFTEEEQADMEKLFDKLEDDEDVQAIYTNIA, from the coding sequence ATGGGTAGAGCCTTTGAATATAGAAAAGCAGCTAAAATGAAAAGATGGGGAAATATGTCAAGAGTTTTCCCAAAATTAGCAAAAGCAATTGAAATGGCAGCAAAAGCAGGTGGTGGTGATCCTGATATGAATCCTGCTTTAAGAACTGCAATACTTAATGCAAAAGCACAAAACCTTCCAAAAGCGAATATTGACGCCGCTATCAAAAGAGCTTCTGGAAAAGATGCAACAAATTATGCAGATGTAAACTTTGAGGGTAAAGGTCCTCATGGTGTTTTAGTTTTTGTTGAATGTGCAACAGATAATAATACTAGAACAGTTGCTAATATTAAAATGTATTTTAATAAAAATGGTGGACAAGTTGTTCCTACAGGATCTTTAGAATTTATGTTTGATAGAAAAGCAATTTTTGAATTTGCAATGCCAGATATGGATTTAGAAGAGCTAGAGCTTGAACTTATTGATTCAGGATTAGAGGAGCTTGAAGAGGAAGATGGAGTAGTTATTGCATTTGCAAACTATACAGATTTTGGTAATATGAGTAGCAAATTTGAAGAGCTTGGAATTGAGCTTACAAAAGCTGAACTTAAAAGAATTCCTAATAATCCACAAGAGTTTACAGAAGAAGAACAAGCAGATATGGAAAAACTTTTTGACAAACTTGAAGATGATGAGGATGTACAAGCTATATATACTAATATAGCTTAA
- a CDS encoding M48 family metallopeptidase: protein MYKKVILIIITIFFIGCNSKAPVTNRDQLILISQTNELALGEQSYKEVLKNSEVINNTVDAKRVKEIGRKIANIVDRTDYKWEFNLVKNEEKNAFCLPGGKVVVYTGILKVAKNDDQLATVISHEIAHALARHGAERMTTGLISQGVQLLGNIILSTQASHVQSTFNVAYGLGSQYGVVLPYSRMQENEADEIGIHLMFQAGFNIYESLNFWENMSKDSNQSNEFFSTHPSSQTRIENIKRIIKELEDKEGKLPPRVQFNESLGKRIY, encoded by the coding sequence ATGTATAAAAAAGTAATCCTAATAATTATAACAATATTTTTTATAGGGTGTAACAGTAAAGCCCCTGTAACAAATAGAGACCAACTTATACTTATCTCTCAAACAAATGAATTAGCTTTGGGTGAACAATCATACAAAGAGGTACTTAAAAATTCAGAAGTTATAAATAATACAGTAGATGCAAAAAGAGTAAAAGAGATAGGAAGAAAGATTGCAAATATAGTTGATAGAACAGATTATAAATGGGAATTTAATTTAGTAAAAAATGAAGAAAAAAACGCTTTTTGTCTGCCTGGAGGAAAAGTTGTTGTTTACACTGGAATACTTAAAGTTGCTAAAAATGATGATCAACTAGCAACTGTTATTTCCCATGAAATTGCACATGCACTAGCAAGACATGGAGCAGAAAGAATGACAACAGGACTAATATCTCAAGGGGTACAACTATTAGGAAATATCATTTTAAGTACTCAAGCTTCACATGTACAATCAACTTTTAATGTAGCCTATGGACTTGGTTCTCAATATGGAGTAGTGCTTCCTTATAGTAGAATGCAAGAAAATGAAGCAGATGAGATTGGGATTCATTTAATGTTTCAAGCTGGATTTAATATCTATGAATCTTTAAATTTTTGGGAAAATATGAGCAAAGACAGTAATCAAAGTAACGAGTTTTTCTCAACCCACCCAAGTTCTCAAACTAGAATAGAAAATATAAAAAGAATAATAAAAGAGTTAGAAGACAAAGAGGGAAAACTTCCTCCAAGAGTTCAATTCAATGAATCTCTTGGAAAAAGAATTTATTAA
- a CDS encoding DMT family transporter — protein MDNTHAKGNILGLLTILLWSSLALFTVLSGSIPPFQLLAISFFIASFIGLFMLKKQKRSFKELFKIPFKIYLVGLYGLFGYHFFYFVAIKNAPAIEANLLNYLWPLLIVVFSALLPNEKLKWYHIVGTFLALVGAFLLVSKGGKFEFDEQYFYGFACALAAAIIWSSYSVISKTLKHIPTFAVTGFCLLTALFSLIAHLILEQTIIPSATQLFASIMLGLGPVGGAFYLWDFAVKNGDIKILGSLSYLAPLLSTLILVFMGIAPLTSSVIFACILIVLGSIISSKEYIKVIKKFFIKS, from the coding sequence TTGGACAATACACACGCTAAAGGTAATATTTTAGGACTTTTAACGATACTTTTATGGTCATCATTAGCACTTTTTACAGTTTTATCTGGTTCTATCCCCCCTTTTCAACTTCTTGCAATATCTTTTTTTATAGCTTCTTTTATTGGGCTTTTTATGTTAAAAAAACAAAAAAGAAGTTTCAAAGAACTTTTTAAAATACCTTTTAAAATCTATTTAGTAGGACTTTATGGTCTTTTTGGTTATCACTTTTTTTATTTTGTTGCAATTAAAAATGCACCTGCAATTGAAGCAAACTTGTTAAATTATCTTTGGCCTTTATTAATAGTGGTTTTTTCGGCATTATTACCAAATGAAAAACTAAAATGGTACCATATTGTAGGGACATTTTTAGCTCTTGTTGGGGCTTTTTTATTAGTTTCAAAAGGTGGAAAATTTGAGTTTGACGAGCAATATTTTTATGGATTTGCTTGTGCTTTAGCTGCAGCAATTATCTGGTCTTCATACTCTGTTATTTCAAAAACATTAAAACATATACCAACTTTTGCTGTTACTGGGTTTTGTCTTTTAACAGCACTTTTTTCTTTGATTGCCCATCTTATTTTAGAACAAACTATTATTCCCAGCGCTACACAGCTTTTTGCTTCTATTATGTTAGGATTAGGTCCAGTAGGAGGAGCATTTTATCTTTGGGATTTTGCAGTTAAAAATGGTGATATAAAGATATTAGGCTCACTATCTTATCTTGCTCCTCTTCTTTCTACCTTAATTTTAGTTTTTATGGGGATTGCTCCTTTAACAAGTTCTGTTATTTTTGCTTGTATATTGATTGTATTAGGCTCAATAATTAGCTCAAAAGAGTATATAAAAGTAATTAAAAAATTTTTTATAAAATCTTAA
- a CDS encoding YiiD C-terminal domain-containing protein has protein sequence MLKELEDKLHLEIPLTKYMQLKIDKMDETSFYTSAPLLPNINDKGTGFAGSLGTLVTISAWGLCYLKAKELGFDNCMIAIIKSDISYRAPVTKDMICQTLIPSKEQLHLLENKLKEKKSGSIKIESKIIQDDKICVEFKGVYVIKIL, from the coding sequence ATGCTAAAAGAATTAGAAGATAAACTCCATTTAGAGATACCCTTAACTAAATATATGCAACTAAAAATTGATAAAATGGATGAAACCTCTTTTTATACAAGTGCTCCACTTCTTCCAAATATAAATGACAAAGGTACAGGCTTTGCAGGAAGTTTAGGAACATTAGTTACAATTTCTGCTTGGGGATTATGTTATTTGAAAGCTAAAGAGCTAGGATTTGATAACTGCATGATTGCTATAATCAAAAGTGATATTTCATATAGAGCTCCCGTTACAAAAGATATGATTTGTCAAACTTTAATTCCATCAAAAGAGCAATTACACTTACTTGAAAACAAACTAAAAGAGAAAAAAAGTGGTTCAATAAAGATTGAATCTAAAATTATTCAAGATGATAAAATATGTGTAGAGTTCAAAGGGGTATATGTAATTAAGATTTTATAA
- a CDS encoding bifunctional aconitate hydratase 2/2-methylisocitrate dehydratase — translation MSLLATYKAHTEERLKEGGLPPLALTAEQTAQLVELLKAKNVEDAQYALDLFTNRINPGVDDAAYVKAAFLNDIVQGKVACSVISKLEAIEILGTMMGGFNVTPLVEALKIDDITEAAATQLKNTILVYDSFNDVKELADAGNAKAKEVIQSWANAEWFTNKPALEEEITLTVYKIPGETNTDDLSPATVAFTRADIPLHATAMLQSRMEKPLEMMAKLKEKGHPLAYVGDVVGTGSSRKSGINSVQWHMGRDIPGVPNKRTGGVVIGSIIAPIFFNTAEDSGCLPIQANVDSLETGDVITLKPYSGEILKNGQVVSTFTLEPNTLTDEMRAGGRIPLIIGKGLTAKAREVLGLGASDMFIAPTQPEDNGKGYTQAQKMVGRACGVEGVKPGMYVEPIATTVGSQDTTGPMTRDEIKELAALSFGADMVMQSFCHTAAYPKPADINLQHTLPEFITSRAGVTLRPGDGVIHSWLNRLCLPDTVGTGGDSHTRFPIGVSFPAGSGLVAFAGVTGMMPLTMPESVLVKFTGKLQPGITLRDLVNAIPLYAIKQGLLTVPKKNKKNIFAGKVIEIQGLGDMKVEQAFELSDASAERSAAACTVQLNKEPIIEYLSSNIALIEKMIEEGYQDARTLQRRADKMKEWIKNPELLEPDADAEYAATIEIDLNEITEPILACPNDPDDVDTLTNILNDPNRPTQKIDEVFVGSCMTNIGLFRALGEVLKGEGPVPAKLWIAPPTKMDQQQLTEEGYYSVFGAAGARLEIPGCSLCMGNQANVAQGAVVFSTSTRNFDNRLGKDSKVYLGSAEMAALAALLGRLPTKEEYLNMVPKKITPEKRDDIYKYLNFHTLSDKELTNLVHS, via the coding sequence ATGAGTTTATTAGCTACTTATAAAGCACATACAGAAGAAAGATTAAAAGAGGGCGGGTTACCACCATTAGCTTTAACTGCAGAACAAACTGCACAATTAGTTGAGCTATTAAAAGCAAAAAATGTGGAAGATGCACAATACGCTTTAGATTTATTTACAAATAGAATCAACCCAGGTGTTGATGATGCAGCATATGTTAAAGCGGCATTTTTAAATGATATAGTACAAGGAAAAGTTGCATGTTCAGTGATCTCAAAGTTAGAAGCTATTGAGATTTTAGGAACAATGATGGGTGGATTTAATGTAACTCCACTTGTAGAAGCATTAAAAATAGATGATATTACAGAAGCTGCAGCAACTCAATTAAAAAATACAATTTTAGTTTATGATTCATTTAATGATGTTAAAGAGTTAGCAGATGCTGGAAATGCAAAGGCTAAAGAGGTAATTCAATCTTGGGCAAATGCAGAGTGGTTTACAAATAAACCTGCATTAGAAGAAGAGATTACTTTAACCGTTTACAAAATCCCTGGTGAAACAAATACAGATGATTTATCTCCTGCAACTGTAGCTTTTACAAGAGCGGATATTCCTCTTCATGCAACTGCAATGTTACAATCAAGAATGGAAAAACCACTTGAAATGATGGCAAAACTAAAAGAGAAAGGTCACCCATTGGCATATGTTGGTGATGTTGTTGGTACTGGTTCATCAAGAAAATCAGGTATCAACTCTGTTCAATGGCATATGGGTAGAGATATCCCAGGTGTTCCAAATAAAAGAACAGGTGGAGTTGTAATTGGTTCAATCATTGCTCCAATTTTCTTCAACACAGCAGAGGATTCAGGATGTTTACCAATTCAAGCAAATGTTGATAGCTTAGAAACTGGTGATGTTATTACTTTAAAACCTTATTCTGGAGAAATTCTTAAAAATGGTCAAGTTGTTTCAACTTTTACTTTAGAGCCAAACACTTTAACAGATGAGATGAGAGCAGGGGGAAGAATTCCTCTAATTATTGGTAAAGGTTTAACAGCAAAAGCAAGAGAAGTACTTGGTTTAGGTGCTTCTGATATGTTTATTGCTCCAACACAACCAGAAGATAATGGAAAAGGGTATACTCAAGCTCAAAAAATGGTTGGACGTGCTTGTGGAGTTGAAGGTGTAAAACCAGGTATGTATGTTGAACCAATTGCAACAACTGTTGGTTCTCAAGATACAACAGGACCTATGACAAGAGATGAGATTAAAGAGCTTGCTGCACTATCTTTTGGTGCAGATATGGTTATGCAATCTTTTTGTCACACTGCTGCTTATCCAAAACCTGCAGATATTAACCTACAACATACACTTCCAGAGTTTATTACAAGTAGAGCAGGTGTTACTTTAAGACCAGGTGATGGTGTTATTCACTCTTGGTTAAATAGACTTTGTCTTCCAGATACAGTAGGTACTGGTGGAGATTCACATACAAGATTCCCAATTGGAGTATCTTTCCCTGCTGGTTCTGGACTTGTTGCATTTGCAGGAGTTACAGGAATGATGCCTTTAACTATGCCTGAGTCTGTTCTTGTTAAATTTACAGGTAAACTACAACCAGGAATTACACTAAGAGATTTAGTTAATGCTATTCCATTATATGCAATTAAACAAGGACTATTAACTGTTCCTAAGAAAAACAAAAAGAATATTTTTGCTGGTAAAGTAATTGAGATTCAAGGTTTAGGAGATATGAAAGTTGAGCAAGCATTTGAGCTTTCAGATGCATCTGCTGAGAGATCAGCTGCTGCTTGTACAGTTCAACTAAACAAAGAGCCAATTATTGAGTACCTATCTTCAAATATAGCTCTAATTGAAAAAATGATTGAAGAGGGTTACCAAGATGCTAGAACTCTTCAAAGAAGAGCTGATAAAATGAAAGAGTGGATTAAAAATCCAGAGCTTTTAGAGCCAGATGCAGATGCAGAATATGCGGCAACAATTGAGATTGATTTAAATGAGATTACTGAGCCAATTTTAGCTTGTCCAAACGATCCAGATGATGTTGATACATTAACAAACATTTTAAATGATCCAAATAGACCAACTCAAAAAATTGATGAAGTATTTGTTGGTTCTTGTATGACAAATATTGGACTATTTAGAGCTTTAGGTGAAGTTCTAAAAGGTGAAGGACCAGTTCCAGCAAAACTTTGGATTGCTCCTCCAACAAAAATGGATCAACAACAATTAACTGAAGAGGGTTACTACTCAGTATTTGGAGCAGCAGGAGCAAGATTAGAGATTCCTGGTTGTTCTTTATGTATGGGTAACCAAGCAAATGTTGCTCAAGGTGCAGTTGTATTTTCTACAAGTACAAGAAACTTTGATAACAGACTTGGAAAAGACTCTAAAGTTTATTTAGGTTCTGCTGAAATGGCAGCTCTTGCGGCGCTTCTTGGAAGACTTCCAACTAAAGAAGAGTACTTAAATATGGTACCTAAAAAAATCACTCCAGAGAAAAGAGACGATATTTACAAATATCTTAACTTCCATACTCTAAGTGACAAAGAGTTAACTAACTTAGTTCACTCATAA
- a CDS encoding HAD-IIA family hydrolase has protein sequence MYEILKDIDFIIFDLDGVFYREDEKIEGTREIINFLDSQKIEYCFFTNNSNYKTSRYKDKLLYGGVDVSENRIFTTTKLIEHYLFENFADNIYVLGSMQLQESLYSKYKKCETNPEYIIIGMENSITLKDISNTINLIGENTKIIAANPDKLIPLKGRFELECGVINSIIAQFTNKEIKIIGKPNTYGYETILKKFNKQSHKTMMIGDTYETDILGAKNSKINPAWIKTGNELPNYVVKKDFMIFDSLIDLKEKLEKTKGF, from the coding sequence ATGTATGAGATTTTAAAAGATATAGATTTTATAATTTTTGATTTGGATGGTGTTTTTTATAGAGAAGATGAGAAAATTGAAGGAACAAGAGAGATAATTAATTTTTTAGATTCACAAAAAATTGAGTACTGCTTTTTTACAAATAACTCAAACTATAAAACAAGCAGATACAAAGACAAACTGCTTTATGGTGGTGTTGATGTAAGTGAAAATAGAATCTTTACAACCACAAAACTAATTGAGCACTATCTTTTTGAAAACTTTGCAGATAATATCTATGTTTTAGGAAGTATGCAGCTTCAAGAGAGCCTTTATAGTAAATATAAAAAGTGTGAAACTAATCCTGAATATATAATTATTGGTATGGAAAACTCTATAACACTAAAAGATATCTCAAACACAATAAATCTTATTGGAGAAAATACAAAAATAATAGCTGCTAATCCTGATAAACTAATCCCATTAAAAGGTAGATTTGAGTTAGAGTGTGGGGTCATAAATAGTATAATTGCACAATTTACAAATAAAGAGATAAAGATAATAGGGAAACCAAACACTTATGGATATGAAACAATTTTAAAAAAGTTTAATAAACAAAGTCATAAAACAATGATGATAGGAGATACTTACGAAACAGATATATTAGGAGCAAAAAACTCAAAAATAAATCCAGCATGGATAAAAACAGGGAATGAGCTTCCAAATTATGTGGTAAAAAAAGATTTTATGATTTTTGATTCATTAATAGATTTAAAAGAGAAGTTAGAAAAAACAAAGGGGTTTTAA
- a CDS encoding carbohydrate ABC transporter permease, translating to MKLLQKIATYTLAIIWILPLIYTFWAASHEEKYSSDFTLFAPLSGQAFFDAWIQAPFLQYLTNTFFLVTIILIGQMVLCTLAAYAFAKFDFYGKNIAFFLVLMQLMIMPENLIIENYKTVANFNLIDTTWGMAIPYIASAFGIFLLRQTFKTIPSELDDAAKIEGCSPIGTLFRVYIPLSKPTYLAYALVSVSYHWNNFLWPLVIANSNEVKPLTVGLAIFAAPESGVQWSTISAATLISVAPLLIAFLIFQKEFVNSFLHTGIK from the coding sequence ATGAAATTATTACAAAAAATTGCAACCTATACTTTGGCTATAATTTGGATACTTCCACTAATATATACCTTTTGGGCAGCATCTCATGAAGAAAAATACTCTTCTGATTTTACCCTTTTTGCACCTTTGAGTGGTCAAGCTTTTTTTGATGCTTGGATACAAGCACCATTTTTACAATATTTAACAAATACCTTTTTTTTGGTAACTATTATTTTAATAGGGCAGATGGTTCTTTGTACTTTAGCAGCTTATGCATTTGCAAAATTTGATTTTTATGGTAAAAATATAGCTTTCTTTTTAGTTCTGATGCAATTAATGATAATGCCTGAAAATTTAATAATAGAAAATTATAAAACTGTTGCAAATTTTAATTTAATAGATACAACATGGGGAATGGCAATTCCTTATATAGCTTCAGCCTTTGGAATTTTTCTATTAAGACAAACTTTTAAAACTATTCCAAGTGAGTTAGATGATGCGGCAAAAATAGAAGGATGCTCTCCTATTGGAACTCTTTTTAGAGTCTATATTCCCTTGTCAAAACCAACATATTTAGCCTATGCATTGGTTTCAGTTTCATACCACTGGAATAACTTTTTATGGCCACTTGTAATTGCAAACTCAAATGAAGTAAAACCACTTACTGTTGGACTTGCAATTTTTGCAGCACCTGAATCAGGAGTTCAATGGTCTACAATCTCTGCTGCAACTCTAATCTCAGTTGCTCCACTCCTAATCGCTTTTTTAATTTTCCAAAAAGAGTTTGTTAACTCATTTTTGCACACAGGAATCAAATAA
- a CDS encoding carbohydrate ABC transporter permease, with product MRHVYGWLLLLPGFTLIVAFTHYPTVTTFINSFFSNQTVIRPKKFVGLSNYEYMLNDPVFLQTFKNTIYFALTTVPLSIALALAMAVFVQEKIRGRSVVRLAYFTPTILPMVAVANIWLFFYAPEIGLINQIFQYFNLPQQNFLGDTNMVLEATIVMTVWKEAGFFMIFYLAALQSIPKELNEAAKIEGASAWTSFWKITFPLLMPTTFFVMVNALINSFKMIDHLFILTKGGPDNASNLLLYYIYDVAFSFFDYAYAATLTIVLLALLIVVSLIQFGLVERKIHYK from the coding sequence ATGAGACATGTTTACGGTTGGTTGTTACTGCTTCCTGGATTTACTCTTATTGTAGCATTTACACACTATCCAACTGTAACGACCTTTATTAACTCTTTTTTCTCAAACCAAACAGTTATTAGGCCCAAAAAATTTGTTGGGCTTAGTAACTATGAGTATATGTTAAATGATCCTGTATTTTTACAAACATTTAAAAATACTATCTATTTTGCACTTACAACTGTTCCTTTATCTATTGCTCTTGCTTTAGCAATGGCAGTTTTTGTTCAAGAGAAAATTAGAGGTCGTTCTGTTGTAAGACTTGCATACTTTACACCAACAATCCTACCTATGGTTGCAGTTGCAAATATTTGGCTCTTTTTTTATGCACCTGAAATTGGTCTAATAAATCAGATATTTCAATATTTCAATCTTCCTCAACAAAACTTTTTGGGAGATACTAATATGGTATTGGAAGCAACTATAGTTATGACTGTTTGGAAAGAGGCTGGATTTTTTATGATTTTCTACCTAGCTGCACTTCAAAGTATTCCAAAAGAGTTAAATGAAGCTGCAAAAATAGAAGGTGCATCTGCTTGGACCAGTTTTTGGAAAATTACTTTTCCTCTTCTTATGCCAACAACTTTTTTTGTAATGGTAAATGCTCTGATTAACTCTTTTAAAATGATTGATCACCTCTTTATTTTAACTAAAGGTGGTCCTGATAATGCCTCAAATCTACTGCTTTATTACATTTATGATGTGGCTTTCTCATTTTTTGATTATGCCTATGCTGCCACACTTACTATAGTACTTTTAGCACTTTTGATTGTTGTTTCACTAATTCAGTTTGGATTAGTAGAGAGAAAAATACACTATAAATAG
- a CDS encoding ABC transporter substrate-binding protein, producing the protein MFRFVKRAALVSVLAASFLSSANAQKTELTMYYPISVGGPLTKIVDSMVEEFEKQNPDIDVNAIYAGNYNDARIKSLAALKAGQPAQLAVMFSIDTYDLIEQDAIISFSDIVKSDKDKEWLNSFYPALMENGTTLGKVWAIPFQRSTIIMYYNKDAFRKAGLDPNKPPKDWDEMVTMGKKLTTNDQWGLMIPSTGYPYWMFGALAKQNGEILMNSEGTKTYFDNPNVVKALEYWKDLSNKYNIMPKGTIEWGTLRKNFLSGKTAMMWHSTGNLTAVKNEATFDFGVAMLPASKMRGTPTGGGNFYIFKKTTPQEREASMRLIKFMTSPENSAKWSMGTGYIGISKAAYNTPDLKKYVEEFPPAKVARDQLEFATAELSTYQTGRVRKILDDTIQAVLTDKKEPKEALEEAQKEASKLLRNYK; encoded by the coding sequence ATGTTTAGATTTGTAAAAAGAGCTGCATTAGTTAGTGTTTTAGCTGCAAGCTTTTTATCAAGTGCAAATGCACAAAAAACTGAATTAACGATGTACTATCCAATTTCTGTCGGTGGACCACTAACAAAAATTGTTGATTCTATGGTAGAAGAGTTTGAAAAACAAAACCCTGATATTGATGTAAATGCAATCTATGCAGGAAACTATAATGATGCAAGAATTAAATCACTTGCTGCATTAAAAGCTGGTCAACCTGCACAATTAGCTGTAATGTTCTCTATTGATACTTATGACTTAATTGAACAAGATGCAATTATCTCATTTTCAGATATTGTTAAAAGTGACAAAGATAAAGAGTGGTTAAACTCTTTTTATCCAGCATTAATGGAAAATGGTACAACTTTAGGAAAAGTATGGGCTATCCCTTTTCAACGTTCAACAATTATAATGTATTACAACAAAGATGCTTTCAGAAAAGCAGGACTTGACCCAAACAAACCACCAAAAGATTGGGATGAAATGGTAACAATGGGTAAAAAACTTACAACAAATGACCAATGGGGACTTATGATTCCTTCAACTGGATATCCATACTGGATGTTTGGAGCATTAGCAAAACAAAATGGTGAAATTCTAATGAATAGTGAAGGAACAAAAACATATTTTGATAACCCAAATGTTGTAAAAGCTTTAGAGTATTGGAAAGATTTATCTAATAAGTATAATATTATGCCAAAGGGAACTATTGAGTGGGGAACACTTAGAAAAAATTTCTTAAGTGGAAAAACTGCGATGATGTGGCACTCTACAGGAAATTTAACTGCTGTTAAAAACGAAGCAACTTTTGATTTTGGTGTTGCAATGCTTCCTGCAAGTAAAATGAGAGGAACGCCTACTGGTGGAGGAAACTTCTATATCTTTAAAAAAACCACTCCTCAAGAGAGAGAAGCTTCTATGAGATTAATCAAGTTTATGACAAGCCCTGAAAACTCTGCAAAATGGTCTATGGGAACAGGATATATTGGTATTTCAAAAGCTGCATACAATACTCCTGATCTTAAAAAATATGTTGAAGAGTTCCCTCCTGCAAAAGTTGCAAGAGATCAATTAGAGTTTGCAACTGCTGAACTTTCTACTTACCAAACAGGAAGAGTTAGAAAAATATTAGATGATACTATCCAAGCTGTTTTAACAGATAAAAAAGAGCCAAAAGAGGCTTTAGAAGAGGCTCAAAAAGAGGCTTCTAAACTATTAAGAAACTATAAATAA
- a CDS encoding ABC transporter ATP-binding protein: MAYIKLKNITKKYNKKMVIEDLNFEIKKGSFTVLLGPSGCGKSTTLRMIAGLEEISSGQILIDGKDISKLPASKRGISMVFQSYALFPHLSVKDNILFGLKVRKVAKDEREKRLKKVIKLVGLEGLLESKPSQLSGGQKQRVALARAFVAKSKICLMDEPLSNLDAKLRHEMRIEIKKLQQQLNMTVLYVTHDQTEAMSMADHIILLNKGVIEQQGSPKELYENVATTFVGKFIGTPPMNILNIKKENEKILINNQEINTTYSSRITDDICFLGIRPEDVYFEENNSGLEGEIIYQDYHGSDTILGIQTLNSNLDNPILMRIQKAENYINGDRVWVNWSETKINFFNSQGERREILS, translated from the coding sequence ATGGCTTATATAAAATTAAAAAATATAACAAAAAAATACAATAAAAAAATGGTAATTGAAGATTTAAATTTTGAGATAAAAAAAGGGAGTTTTACAGTTTTATTAGGACCCTCAGGATGTGGAAAATCGACAACACTTAGAATGATAGCTGGACTCGAAGAGATAAGTTCAGGGCAGATTTTAATAGATGGGAAAGATATTTCAAAACTTCCAGCATCTAAAAGAGGAATCTCTATGGTATTTCAATCTTATGCACTTTTTCCTCACTTAAGTGTTAAAGATAATATTCTTTTTGGTCTAAAGGTACGAAAAGTTGCCAAAGACGAGAGAGAAAAAAGACTTAAAAAAGTTATTAAACTTGTGGGACTTGAAGGTTTGCTTGAGAGTAAACCTTCACAACTATCAGGTGGACAAAAGCAAAGAGTTGCTCTTGCAAGGGCATTTGTGGCAAAGAGCAAAATTTGTCTTATGGATGAACCTTTGTCTAATCTTGATGCAAAACTTAGACATGAGATGAGAATAGAGATAAAAAAATTACAACAACAACTAAATATGACAGTTTTATATGTAACCCATGATCAAACAGAAGCCATGAGCATGGCTGATCACATAATCTTATTAAACAAAGGAGTAATTGAACAACAAGGCAGTCCTAAAGAGTTATATGAAAATGTAGCAACAACCTTTGTGGGCAAATTTATTGGTACACCACCAATGAATATACTAAATATAAAAAAGGAGAATGAAAAGATATTAATAAACAATCAAGAGATTAATACAACTTATTCAAGCCGTATTACTGATGATATATGTTTTTTAGGAATCCGTCCTGAAGATGTATATTTTGAAGAGAATAATAGTGGATTAGAAGGGGAGATAATTTATCAAGATTATCATGGCTCAGATACTATTTTAGGAATTCAAACTCTAAATAGTAACTTAGATAATCCAATATTAATGAGAATACAAAAAGCCGAAAACTACATAAATGGTGATAGGGTTTGGGTAAATTGGAGTGAAACTAAAATTAACTTTTTTAACTCACAAGGTGAGAGAAGAGAGATCTTATCTTAA